The Haliaeetus albicilla chromosome 9, bHalAlb1.1, whole genome shotgun sequence genomic sequence GGTGGTGGGATGGGGTCTGCAGAGCCATGAACCATCCTGTAGCCTTTACCCCTCGCTGCAGGAGTGCGGAGAGCTGAACATCCCCTTCCACTTGCTGCTGGGCTACCCCAAGGACGTGCTGCCCACATTCGTGGTGGAGCATGGAGTGGGCGGGCTGGTGACAGACTTCTGCCCCCTCCGCCTCCCCCGGCAGTGGGTGGAGGACGTCAGGGAGTGGTTGCCAGAAGACGTGCCGTTTGcgcaggtgggtgcccgcgcTCTGGGAGGGGAAGACTCTGGCTGGTGAGATGTGGGAGAAACTTGTCTCCTGCGTTTCGTGCCTGCAGAGGTGCACTGGAGTGACCTGAGCAGAGAGCGTGTGTGTCATGTCATCGGGACCGTTTGCTTCTGCTCACACCCTTCTCCATTGCTTTGCTTCCCAGGTTGATGCCCACAACATCGTGCCCTGCTGGGTTGCCTCCCCCAAGCAGGAGTACAGCGCCAGGACCATCCGGGGCAAGATCCATGCTCAGCTCCCCGAGTTCCTCACCGAGTTCCCCCCTGTCATTTGTCACCCATatcccccctcctgcccggcaGAGGTACCAGCAGGAGACACCTCCACAGCCACTCGCAACCAGTCCCAGAGAGTTTCAGAGCTGCTTTGTGATCCTGGGGGAGAaaggcaggggatggggacagtgaCCTGTCTGAGGTCACACGCAGGTGGTGTGGAGATGGGGATGCCCTGGGGAAGGGAGGTTCCCACCTCTTTCATTCAGTTCCCACGTCCCTGCTGGTTAAGAGGAGGAGGCTGGCACAAGCTGGGGACTTGCCGGCTGGGGACATCCAGGGGACATAACACTCGGGGCATCTGGCTGAAGAGCATCTGCAAATGCACTCACACTGCTTGGTCGCCACCCAGCCCATTGCTTGGGAGGCCTGTTATTCCAGCTTGCAGGTGGACCGCACCGTGAAGGAGGTGGAATGGGCGACCCCCGGCACGGCTGCGGGGCTGGCTATGCTGCAGTCCTTCATTGCAGAGCGGCTGAAATCCTTTGGGTCCCACCGGAACGACCCCAACAAGGCAGCGCTCAGCAACCTCTCCCCGTGGTTCCACTTTGGTGAGCGTCCCAGGCTTCCCACTCTGCAGCAGGACCGAGCACGGTGGCTTGGACCGGCAGCCTGACTTGCtccctccccatgtccccaggccAAGTTTCCACCCAGCGAGCCATCCTGGAGGTACAGAAGCACCGGGGCAAGTACAAGGAGTCGGTGGACGCATTTGTGGAGGAGGCCGTGGTACGGCGGGAGCTGGCTGAAAACTTTTGCTACTACAATGAGAACTATGACAGCGTGCAAGGTAGCATCCCAGGTTGGGTGGGCAACGCTGGGGGCCAGGCTGGCACCCAATTGGTCACCCCAATTTGGCAATCCCATTTCTGCTAGGagaggggctgtgggggcaCTAATGTGCCATCATTTGGTACCTTCTGGAGGTAGGACAGGAGCTGGTGGATGCCCTCTTCAAGGCTGGTGCCTCCAGGGCACAGTGCCCTCAGTAGCCCAATTCCCCATCCCTTCCTCAGGGCCCTGCAggagcaggttgctcagtgTTGCCCCTCATCTCTCTTCCTCACAGGTGCTTACGACTGGGCACAAACCACCCTGAAGCTCCACGCCAAAGACAAGAGGCCTTTTCTCTAcaagctgcaggagctggagcaggggaccaCACATGACCCGCTCTGGAATGCTGCCCAGGTAGTGTCCCGCATCTCCACCGCAAAATGCTGAGCCTTTTCCCGAGGGGCAGAGGTGAGCTGGTACGGACTGACCCCTGCGGCTGTCCCTTTCCCTCCAGCTCCAAATGGTCCGGGAGGGCAAGATGCACGGCTTCCTGCGGATGTACTGGGCCAAGAAGATCCTGGAGTGGACCCACTCCCCTGAGGAGGCCCTGCAGTTTGCCATCTACCTCAACGACCGTTACGAGCTGGACGGGAGGGATCCCAACGGATACGTAGGCAAGCTGCAGGAGGGGGGCACGGAGCAGGGGGCCTTATCTCTGATGGCCAAGGCCACTGTGGGTGGGGGCGGCTCTCTGCAGACAATCCAGCCCATCCTGCTTTGCACCCACATCCCACTGGCTCTCCAGCTGCCTCTGAGCAAGGGGGAGAGCTGACGCTCCATCCCCTTTGCCCAGCAGGCTGCCTTTGGTCTATATGCGGCATACACgaccagggctgggcagagcgGGCCATCTTCGGGAAGATCCGCTACATGAACTACGCCGGCTGCAAGCGCAAGTTCGACGTGGGCCAGTTCGAGCGTCGCTACGCCCCCCGCACGCTCTCCCAGTGACGGGCACAGCACGCCTTGAGATTGCTTGTGGCCCTCTATGCTGGGGGCAGACATGCCTTTGCCAAGGTGCCAGCTTGCACCTTACACCCTGGCCAGGGATCGCCCAGGTGCTGTTGGAGAACTCACTGGAACAGCCGCAAGCCCCAGGGTTTTGCAGGTCTCTTCGCTGCCATCACCCCCTGCTcgagctgctgtgctggggcagctgctggagccCCACGGGGCTGTGCAGGGCCCTCCTGCTGCCACGCGTTTGCTGGCAGCTACAAAAGCCCATCCTCAGCATGCCCGTGCCTGCCAGAAACCTTTTTTACAACCACTGTGCTCAGGAGTAAGCGCaagttgctgttgctgctgctaaCCTCAGCTTAGAGTTAGGCTGAGCAGGGCTTTTCTGGGGAAAAGCCCCCAGAAACTGGCTCCTCATGCCATGCTGCCTGCAGGGAAGCCCTGCTTCGCTCCGCGCGGAGCCAGCGCTGTGCTGGGCTTGCACATGCATCCTTCAACAGTTGTTTTAAAGTTTACAGTTTATCGCCTGTGTCTGTGGTGTTTATGGGGCGATGCATGACACTGCTGCAAGGGGAGAACTGGGCTGTGTGGGACCGGGATGCAAGCAGTGATGGGGCAGCCAAGGCCATGCCCCGGGCCCTTCtcccagcagcaaaggcaggcTCAGGAAGGGGACAGGCATTAGACAGCCCCTTTCTCAGTGGCTTGTACCTCCTGCCCTGAGTCCTCTCGGCAGTTTGCAGGGGGAGGCCACAAACCAAAGAGATTAGTCAAGGGGTGGTGACAATAACCCCCTCCCAGTGACAGCTGGTGATGCATCACCAGTTGCATAAGTTGTCCCCCCACTatctccccccctccctgccccaagggccaacaggcactgcagcactGACCCCAAGGGGGGGGGATACACACCGTTACCCCACCTGAAACAATGCCACAAGACAACCAGGCCCCTTATTAACTTAGTTTATTAGGGACGGCATTTTCATTGCTGTGCAATAGTCCCATGGGGAGGGCTCCAGTTTGGTGGCCGGGGCAGCCCCTCGCTCTCCCTTACAAAGAGCCCACTGCCTTGCCCAGTTCCAGTGTTACTCTTAGCGGTCAGTGCTGGGCAGCAGTGTCAGTGTTGGCCACAACCCTGCCCTGGAGACCTCTTGCTGGGTTTGCAAGTCTTGCTGCTTCCAGACAAAGTCCATGGCGGAGGGTGGAAACCACAAATAAGCCAAAatcccttccctcttctctaAATGTACTCAGTGCTTCTAGaaggggacacaggcagcctctCAGCTGCTGTCCCATGACATTAAAGTGCTTCAAACAAAACAGGGTGGATGGAGGTGTGCTGCTGAGGCAGCTCCAGGGAAGGGGGTGCcagctctgggcagcagcaggagggctcAGCTTGGGCTTGGGGACAGGCAAGACCAAGGCGGACCAGCATCTGGCAGCCCCACGGCTTGCAGAGACAGAGAGCAAGTGGGAGAGAAGCTGATCCCCtacagaaaacaagcagaagtAAGACAGGAGGCAAAAACCCCAGGGGAGTGAGTGGGGAGCTGAACCCCCTTCCCCAGGCTAGACCTGGCTTTGTCaggatgctgcagagcaggggagGGATACTGCCATGCAGCAGCCAGGCCCCCAGCAGTGAGGCTTGCAGCCACCTTCCCTGACCAAGCCCTGAGGCCACCTCTCCTGGTCCCAGCCTCTCTCaaacccccccaaccctgccACCCCTGCAGCGACAGCCCACAACGGGTCATGTCCCAGCCTCAAGCCAGGGCACGCGCTGCAAAAGCCATTGCCCCTAGATGCCTTCTGCCAGTGTATTGCTCCCCAGTCCCTCAACAGCCTTCTCACACGTACACAGGCCACACTGTCCTTCCAAACACCCCACTGCCACCCCACATCCCACACATGCTAAGGTGGTGCTGGACACTCACCTGTGCCATGGGCTAAAGCATCCTCCTGCAATGCAGAGGCACCTCCTCGACCAACTGGTAGCCCTAGAGCACAGAGCTCACCTTGTACCACCGGGTGCAACCCTGTGGAGCCATCGGTCGtggcaggcagctctgcatCGGTGAGGGACCAACCCTTTGCAGCACCTTAGTGCCAAACCCCTCTCCCCCGTGCACCCCCATTGCATGCAGGTTGCCTGGCCACCCCGCTGCACCGCAGACGGGAAGCCTCGAGGCTTTGCCTGGCTCAGGGACCCCTCTCCCAAGGGGACCAGGAGatctgctgggagaggggacaCCTGGCAAACGCCAGCCCCATCCAGGGGTGAGCAACCAGGAGCAGGACAGCCCTGGAGGTTTTATACCAGTGAGTCCTAAACAGATCGCACATCCCCTAAAGAGGCATTTCAAGCAGCACCTCCTTTGGGGGGGAACACAcagttaaaaatacaaacaactgcattaaaaaaaataaaaccaaatccagcagattaaaaaacaaaaacccaacctaaAAGAACAAACCGAGACAGAGGCTCGGGGGATGCAGTCGGAGGGCTGAGCCTTCACCCACATCCTGACAGGTCTcgggcaggaggcagctgcatGCAAGGCAAGTCCTGGTGCCACCAGTGATGTCCCATGTCGCCCTTAGAGGAGGACACGTCCCCCCAGGAGGAGAGACCAGCAGCAAGAGGAGGAAGCAGGGTGGGAAGCTTCACTTACTGCACCCTCCAGCCATGGGGATCTGCCTCCGCTGAAAGCCCAGCAGCACTGGTCCCCTTGTGCGGCTGCTCCGGGGGCAATGCCcctctgcagcacaggctgcGGGCAGAAGGCAGGGAAAGCAGCTCAGCACAGATGGCACGGAGAGGTGAGGCAGAAATCTGGCATTTTCACCATTGCCACCTCCTCTGCTCTGATTCTGGAGCAAATGCTCTCTGCCAGTGTCCCAAGCCAGATTTGAGAAAGGGAGCTGTTAAATATacaaccaaccccaaacccctacCCTCCCTCCATGCACACAACccacagcagcaggacaggggacTGGAGGACTCAGAGAGCCGATTCCCCCCTCCAAGGAGTAGACATGGCCAGAGCTTCCTAGTATACAGCTGATGAGCAGAAAATGCTGACCTCCTGGGGGACCCTGCCAGGGGACAGGGCACAGGGActggcagcagagccctgcctgGTCCAGCATGAACAACTGCTCAGAAAAGGCCCCTGTTCTGCCTGCAGGACAAGCAGGAGCAGCCACCTTTCCCCAGGCAAAGGCATCGGGGAGTGTGAGCAGTACCTGGAGCAGACCTGGACAATGGAAGAtaccccttccccagcccagcactACCGCACAGGGGAAAACAGATCCCTTCAAGACAGCGCTCCAAGCCTCCTGACAGTCCTCCTCATCTCCAGTCCATGTGGCTCAGTCTCTGGTGACGAAGGCCACGCACATAAATAAACCCATGATCTGCTCCTCCGCTGCAACATGCTCATGTGGCTGCCACCGCCTCCGGCTGCTCCAGCTCGTCTTCATAGTCCGAGACATAGGACTCCATGCTCTGCCTGGCCAGCAGCTCTCTCCGGGCTTGAAGCCGCTCACAGCGGGGACAGCGGGTGGACTTGAAGCAGGATTTGTGGTAGCAGGCTTTGCACTCTGCGGGAGAGAGCATGGGTgagagctggcagaggctgaCACAGACTGCCTGATGCTCCGCAACCCGGGGAGGGATGCTCCAGGCTTGTCCAGGAGGACATTTCAAACCAAAGCTGTGGCAGAACAAGCACCAGAAGTGGAGGTCCAGCACCGTTCTGGAAGCAGCAAGAAGTCATGCTGGTCCCGGCACTGGCTTGCAAAGCCTTTGGGAGCACAGGGGAGAGGTTTACTGCTCTGCACAAGGCCCCTCCCCAAACTTTCCTGATTCTCCAAGGAAACAGTGACTGCCCCAAGATTGCTCTGGCACTGTGCCTGCCAAACCAAGGCTTGCATGTTGTCAGGAGCCATTTCAAGCCAGTTCAGAGGTTGGTCCCAAGCTGCAGGGACAAGCTCTGCTTGGCTGTTAGTACTGGACATTAACAAGGATGACTCCTGAAGGGGCCCAGGGATTTCTTGGCAGGCAG encodes the following:
- the LOC104319022 gene encoding deoxyribodipyrimidine photo-lyase, with protein sequence MRRGQGKRKAEVRELPRVSRRRKEEEEEAVQEARRRAAPSVREFKYNKKRVRLVSQGSDLKADARCILYWMSRDQRVQDNWAFLYAQRLALKQELPLHICFCLVPKFLDATIRHYGFMLRGLQEVAEECGELNIPFHLLLGYPKDVLPTFVVEHGVGGLVTDFCPLRLPRQWVEDVREWLPEDVPFAQVDAHNIVPCWVASPKQEYSARTIRGKIHAQLPEFLTEFPPVICHPYPPSCPAEPIAWEACYSSLQVDRTVKEVEWATPGTAAGLAMLQSFIAERLKSFGSHRNDPNKAALSNLSPWFHFGQVSTQRAILEVQKHRGKYKESVDAFVEEAVVRRELAENFCYYNENYDSVQGAYDWAQTTLKLHAKDKRPFLYKLQELEQGTTHDPLWNAAQLQMVREGKMHGFLRMYWAKKILEWTHSPEEALQFAIYLNDRYELDGRDPNGYVGCLWSICGIHDQGWAERAIFGKIRYMNYAGCKRKFDVGQFERRYAPRTLSQ